One window of Nicotiana tomentosiformis chromosome 11, ASM39032v3, whole genome shotgun sequence genomic DNA carries:
- the LOC138901693 gene encoding uncharacterized protein, translated as METSEVSFNTFQLSWAAFKWWEAYERSRSVGAAPLSWHEFSILFLEKFVPQTRREELHMQFEHLRPEGMCVTHYEMRFSELAHHAVWLVPTERERIRRFIDGLHYQLYFVMTRESVSSAKFDEVVDIALHLEIVRS; from the coding sequence ATGGAGACTAGTGAAGTCTCATTTAATACTTTTCAGCTATCATGGGCTGCTTTcaaatggtgggaggcctatgagaggagtAGGTCAGTCGGtgctgcaccactttcatggcatgaattctctattctcttcttggagaagtttgtgccacagacccgcagggaggagctgcACATGCAGTTCGAGCATCTACGTCCGGAGGGTATGTGTGTGACCCattacgagatgaggttttcagagttggctcatcacgcagtttggttggttcccactgagagggagaggattaggcggttcattgatggcctccacTACCAGTTGtattttgttatgactcgggagagtgtatcaagtgctaagtttgacgaggtggttgatattgctctgCATCTAGAGATAGTTCGTAGTTAG